One Ilumatobacter fluminis genomic window, TGATCGAAGCCCTGCACGTCTCCCTTCTCCGGGGCGAGATGCACGGGTTCGCCACCGGCGTCCTGCACGGCCTTCCAGGGTGAGGTGAGTTCGATCTGCTCGACACCTTCGTTGGCGGTCAGAAAGGCGACGCGGCGCCCGTCGAGTGAACGTTCCATGGGTAGGTCCTCCAGTGAGGTCGAGGGGTGGACACCGCGGTGACTACCCGCGCCGCGACCGACCCAATCCACTCCCCGGATCGACGTGGCCGATCGACGTCGTCGGTTTGACGCGCACGCGCACGGGTACTCGCCACTCATGCAGCAGCAGATGCAGCCCCAGGAGCCGATCATCCGGTTCGACGACAACGAGGTCGACGTGGCAGCCCAGCTTGTCCCGCAGCTCGGCTACGAAGAAGCCGAGCGCATCTTCGAGATGTCGGTTCGCACGAACCGCCCCCTCGAGCGGATCATCGCCGAAGCCGCCTGAACCCGGATGGGGTCGGGCCCATCTGTCACATCCGTCAGGTGCTGATGTCGATCCCGAAGCGCCGACCGAACTCGACGATGTACTCGTCGAGCGTCTCGATCCGACCCATCGCCACCCACTCCTCGTCGGTCATCGCAGCCCGACCGCTGGTGATCCCGACTCCGCCCCAACTCACCGGGTAGCGCAGCTTCGGCTCGTCGGTGTGGATCGCGTGGTGGATCACCTCGGCGACCTCGGTCGCGTCGGAGGCATGCAGGTAGCCGGCGGCGTACATCTGCAGCATGCGGGCGTACTGCTCTTCATACGCGCCGGTCTCGTTCGGCGCGTCGGTGTTCTTGCCGAAGATCGACGACTTCGTGACGCCGGGCTCGATGATCGCGACCCGCACCCCGAACGGTGCGACCTCGATCGCCAACTGCTCACTCAGTCCTTCGAGCGCCCACTTCGCCGCCACGTACGGTCCTTGCGCGATGGCGCCGATGCGCCCGGCGACCGACGTCACGTTCACGATCGTCCCGTTCCCCCGCTCGCGCATCTGGGGCAAGACGGCCTGCGTGCACCGGATCGCCCCCATCACGTCGATGTTGACGACATCGAGCAGCCGCTCACTTGACATCTCCTCGACCGCTGCGTTGCCACCGACACCCGCATTGTTGACGAGGTGGTCGACGTGGCCCGCCCGCTGCAGCACCTCGGCGAAGCCATCACGCACCGACCGGTCGTCGGCGATGTCGAGCTCGACCAGCTCGACACCGACGCCACGTTCCTCTGCGGCGTCGAGCAACT contains:
- a CDS encoding SDR family oxidoreductase, coding for MTAAPVSVVTGANSGIGRATALHLAEQGHVVYGTVRSSARAGKLLDAAEERGVGVELVELDIADDRSVRDGFAEVLQRAGHVDHLVNNAGVGGNAAVEEMSSERLLDVVNIDVMGAIRCTQAVLPQMRERGNGTIVNVTSVAGRIGAIAQGPYVAAKWALEGLSEQLAIEVAPFGVRVAIIEPGVTKSSIFGKNTDAPNETGAYEEQYARMLQMYAAGYLHASDATEVAEVIHHAIHTDEPKLRYPVSWGGVGITSGRAAMTDEEWVAMGRIETLDEYIVEFGRRFGIDIST